The following coding sequences are from one Sciurus carolinensis chromosome 11, mSciCar1.2, whole genome shotgun sequence window:
- the Syt8 gene encoding synaptotagmin-8 isoform X6 has product MGHPPGPPSAPAPAGTTALPGLTPDLVAQTPWPRWALVLVALAAGVLTVSCLLWTFCCRCRRRHKKHLRDKEAVGLGSARSSTTTHLVQPDVDKRPGTLEDPRQWGRLQLSLEYDLGSQEIRVGLKQAADLRARGTADPYARVSVSTQARHGHETKVHRGTLCPVFEETCCFHVSLGRAAWVGQGQGQGQGPTHRPAGRSRRQSCPGPHCRCGCWTSSPSRSTSPSGNSVCRWGPWIRSMCWSVGTSWAPRGPERALREGPAHGEPEEMEEEKDLCQESHGHPLLQRGLHLPGALQPGPERGPGAGRLGPWSAVPS; this is encoded by the exons ATGGGGCACCCACCTGGTCCCCCCAGCGCACCGGCCCCAGCTGGCACCACGGCTCTGCCAGGGCTCACTCCGGACCTCGTTGCCCAGACGCCCT GGCCCCGCTGGGCACTCGTCCTTGTGGCCCTGGCTGCTGGTGTGCTCACTGTGTCCTGCCTGCTGTGGACCTTctgctgccgctgccgccgccgccacaAGAAGCACCTCAGGGACAAGGAGGCTGTGGGCCTGGGCAGTGCCCGCAGCAGCACCACCACCCACCTG GTGCAGCCAGATGTGGATAAGCGGCCAGGCACCCTGGAGGACCCTCGGCAGTGGGGGCGCCTGCAGCTCTCCCTGGAGTATGACCTGGGGAGTCAGGAG ATCAGGGTGGGCCTGAAGCAGGCAGCTGACCTGAGGGCCAGGGGCACAGCGGACCCCTACGCCCGCGTCAGCGTCTCCACTCAGGCCAGGCATGGGCACGAAACCAAGGTGCACCGCGGCACGCTCTGCCCCGTGTTTGAGGAGACCTGCTGCTTCCACGTGAGTCTGGGCCGGGCAGCCTGggtgggccagggccagggccagggccagggtccGACTCACAGGCCTGCTGGCAGGTCCCGCAGGCAGAGCTGCCCCGGGCCACACTGCAGGTGCGGCTGCTGGACTTCAAGCCCTTCTCGGAGCACCAGCCCCTCGGGGAACTCTGTTTGCCGCTGGGGGCCGTGGATCCGCAGCATGTGCTGGAGCGTTGGTACCAGCTGGGCCCCCCGGGGCCCGGAGAG AGCACTACGTGAAGGTCCAGCTCATGGTGAACCGgaggaaatggaagaagagaaagaccTCTGCCAAGAGAGCCACGGCCACCCCCTACTTCAACGAGGCCTTCACCTTCCGGGTGCCCTTCAGCCAGGTCCAG AGCGTGGACCTGGTGCTGGCCGTCTGGGTCCGTGGTCTGCAGTTCCGAGCTGA
- the Syt8 gene encoding synaptotagmin-8 isoform X3, which produces MGHPPGPPSAPAPAGTTALPGLTPDLVAQTPWPRWALVLVALAAGVLTVSCLLWTFCCRCRRRHKKHLRDKEAVGLGSARSSTTTHLVQPDVDKRPGTLEDPRQWGRLQLSLEYDLGSQEIRVGLKQAADLRARGTADPYARVSVSTQARHGHETKVHRGTLCPVFEETCCFHVPQAELPRATLQVRLLDFKPFSEHQPLGELCLPLGAVDPQHVLERWYQLGPPGPGEPEQTGELCFSLQYVPSSGRLTVVVLEGRGLSPGLAEHYVKVQLMVNRRKWKKRKTSAKRATATPYFNEAFTFRVPFSQVQSVDLVLAVWVRGLQFRAEPVGKVLLGSRASGQPLQHWADMLAHARRPVAWWHRLRPAREVDGILALQPRLRLPVPHS; this is translated from the exons ATGGGGCACCCACCTGGTCCCCCCAGCGCACCGGCCCCAGCTGGCACCACGGCTCTGCCAGGGCTCACTCCGGACCTCGTTGCCCAGACGCCCT GGCCCCGCTGGGCACTCGTCCTTGTGGCCCTGGCTGCTGGTGTGCTCACTGTGTCCTGCCTGCTGTGGACCTTctgctgccgctgccgccgccgccacaAGAAGCACCTCAGGGACAAGGAGGCTGTGGGCCTGGGCAGTGCCCGCAGCAGCACCACCACCCACCTG GTGCAGCCAGATGTGGATAAGCGGCCAGGCACCCTGGAGGACCCTCGGCAGTGGGGGCGCCTGCAGCTCTCCCTGGAGTATGACCTGGGGAGTCAGGAG ATCAGGGTGGGCCTGAAGCAGGCAGCTGACCTGAGGGCCAGGGGCACAGCGGACCCCTACGCCCGCGTCAGCGTCTCCACTCAGGCCAGGCATGGGCACGAAACCAAGGTGCACCGCGGCACGCTCTGCCCCGTGTTTGAGGAGACCTGCTGCTTCCAC GTCCCGCAGGCAGAGCTGCCCCGGGCCACACTGCAGGTGCGGCTGCTGGACTTCAAGCCCTTCTCGGAGCACCAGCCCCTCGGGGAACTCTGTTTGCCGCTGGGGGCCGTGGATCCGCAGCATGTGCTGGAGCGTTGGTACCAGCTGGGCCCCCCGGGGCCCGGAGAG CCCGAGCAGACCGGGGAGCTCTGCTTCTCCCTCCAGTATGTCCCCAGCTCAGGCCGCCTGACCGTGGTGGTGCTGGAGGGCCGAGGCCTGAGTCCAGGGCTGGCAG AGCACTACGTGAAGGTCCAGCTCATGGTGAACCGgaggaaatggaagaagagaaagaccTCTGCCAAGAGAGCCACGGCCACCCCCTACTTCAACGAGGCCTTCACCTTCCGGGTGCCCTTCAGCCAGGTCCAG AGCGTGGACCTGGTGCTGGCCGTCTGGGTCCGTGGTCTGCAGTTCCGAGCTGAGCCTGTGGGCAAGGTGCTGCTCGGCTCCCGGGCCTCCGGCCAGCCCCTGCAGCACTGGGCAGACATGCTGGCCCATGCCCGGCGGCCCGTTGCCTGGTGGCACCGACTAAGGCCTGCCAGGGAGGTAGATGGCATCCTGGCCCTGCAGCCCCGACTGCGCCTGCCAGTGCCCCACTCCTGA
- the Syt8 gene encoding synaptotagmin-8 isoform X1, translating to MGHPPGPPSAPAPAGTTALPGLTPDLVAQTPWPRWALVLVALAAGVLTVSCLLWTFCCRCRRRHKKHLRDKEAVGLGSARSSTTTHLVQPDVDKRPGTLEDPRQWGRLQLSLEYDLGSQEIRVGLKQAADLRARGTADPYARVSVSTQARHGHETKVHRGTLCPVFEETCCFHVPQAELPRATLQVRLLDFKPFSEHQPLGELCLPLGAVDPQHVLERWYQLGPPGPGEPEQTGELCFSLQYVPSSGRLTVVVLEGRGLSPGLAEHYVKVQLMVNRRKWKKRKTSAKRATATPYFNEAFTFRVPFSQVQVGWGRGGWWGGPSAGLNRPGLSSSPRAACLCRAWTWCWPSGSVVCSSELSLWARCCSAPGPPASPCSTGQTCWPMPGGPLPGGTD from the exons ATGGGGCACCCACCTGGTCCCCCCAGCGCACCGGCCCCAGCTGGCACCACGGCTCTGCCAGGGCTCACTCCGGACCTCGTTGCCCAGACGCCCT GGCCCCGCTGGGCACTCGTCCTTGTGGCCCTGGCTGCTGGTGTGCTCACTGTGTCCTGCCTGCTGTGGACCTTctgctgccgctgccgccgccgccacaAGAAGCACCTCAGGGACAAGGAGGCTGTGGGCCTGGGCAGTGCCCGCAGCAGCACCACCACCCACCTG GTGCAGCCAGATGTGGATAAGCGGCCAGGCACCCTGGAGGACCCTCGGCAGTGGGGGCGCCTGCAGCTCTCCCTGGAGTATGACCTGGGGAGTCAGGAG ATCAGGGTGGGCCTGAAGCAGGCAGCTGACCTGAGGGCCAGGGGCACAGCGGACCCCTACGCCCGCGTCAGCGTCTCCACTCAGGCCAGGCATGGGCACGAAACCAAGGTGCACCGCGGCACGCTCTGCCCCGTGTTTGAGGAGACCTGCTGCTTCCAC GTCCCGCAGGCAGAGCTGCCCCGGGCCACACTGCAGGTGCGGCTGCTGGACTTCAAGCCCTTCTCGGAGCACCAGCCCCTCGGGGAACTCTGTTTGCCGCTGGGGGCCGTGGATCCGCAGCATGTGCTGGAGCGTTGGTACCAGCTGGGCCCCCCGGGGCCCGGAGAG CCCGAGCAGACCGGGGAGCTCTGCTTCTCCCTCCAGTATGTCCCCAGCTCAGGCCGCCTGACCGTGGTGGTGCTGGAGGGCCGAGGCCTGAGTCCAGGGCTGGCAG AGCACTACGTGAAGGTCCAGCTCATGGTGAACCGgaggaaatggaagaagagaaagaccTCTGCCAAGAGAGCCACGGCCACCCCCTACTTCAACGAGGCCTTCACCTTCCGGGTGCCCTTCAGCCAGGTCCAGGTGGGCTGGGGGCGCGGAGGCTGGTGGGGAGGACCTTCAGCAGGGCTGAACCGACCaggcctttcttcctctccccgtGCTGCCTGTCTGTGTAGAGCGTGGACCTGGTGCTGGCCGTCTGGGTCCGTGGTCTGCAGTTCCGAGCTGAGCCTGTGGGCAAGGTGCTGCTCGGCTCCCGGGCCTCCGGCCAGCCCCTGCAGCACTGGGCAGACATGCTGGCCCATGCCCGGCGGCCCGTTGCCTGGTGGCACCGACTAA
- the Syt8 gene encoding synaptotagmin-8 isoform X2, with protein MGHPPGPPSAPAPAGTTALPGLTPDLVAQTPWPRWALVLVALAAGVLTVSCLLWTFCCRCRRRHKKHLRDKEAVGLGSARSSTTTHLVQPDVDKRPGTLEDPRQWGRLQLSLEYDLGSQEIRVGLKQAADLRARGTADPYARVSVSTQARHGHETKVHRGTLCPVFEETCCFHAELPRATLQVRLLDFKPFSEHQPLGELCLPLGAVDPQHVLERWYQLGPPGPGEPEQTGELCFSLQYVPSSGRLTVVVLEGRGLSPGLAEHYVKVQLMVNRRKWKKRKTSAKRATATPYFNEAFTFRVPFSQVQVGWGRGGWWGGPSAGLNRPGLSSSPRAACLCRAWTWCWPSGSVVCSSELSLWARCCSAPGPPASPCSTGQTCWPMPGGPLPGGTD; from the exons ATGGGGCACCCACCTGGTCCCCCCAGCGCACCGGCCCCAGCTGGCACCACGGCTCTGCCAGGGCTCACTCCGGACCTCGTTGCCCAGACGCCCT GGCCCCGCTGGGCACTCGTCCTTGTGGCCCTGGCTGCTGGTGTGCTCACTGTGTCCTGCCTGCTGTGGACCTTctgctgccgctgccgccgccgccacaAGAAGCACCTCAGGGACAAGGAGGCTGTGGGCCTGGGCAGTGCCCGCAGCAGCACCACCACCCACCTG GTGCAGCCAGATGTGGATAAGCGGCCAGGCACCCTGGAGGACCCTCGGCAGTGGGGGCGCCTGCAGCTCTCCCTGGAGTATGACCTGGGGAGTCAGGAG ATCAGGGTGGGCCTGAAGCAGGCAGCTGACCTGAGGGCCAGGGGCACAGCGGACCCCTACGCCCGCGTCAGCGTCTCCACTCAGGCCAGGCATGGGCACGAAACCAAGGTGCACCGCGGCACGCTCTGCCCCGTGTTTGAGGAGACCTGCTGCTTCCAC GCAGAGCTGCCCCGGGCCACACTGCAGGTGCGGCTGCTGGACTTCAAGCCCTTCTCGGAGCACCAGCCCCTCGGGGAACTCTGTTTGCCGCTGGGGGCCGTGGATCCGCAGCATGTGCTGGAGCGTTGGTACCAGCTGGGCCCCCCGGGGCCCGGAGAG CCCGAGCAGACCGGGGAGCTCTGCTTCTCCCTCCAGTATGTCCCCAGCTCAGGCCGCCTGACCGTGGTGGTGCTGGAGGGCCGAGGCCTGAGTCCAGGGCTGGCAG AGCACTACGTGAAGGTCCAGCTCATGGTGAACCGgaggaaatggaagaagagaaagaccTCTGCCAAGAGAGCCACGGCCACCCCCTACTTCAACGAGGCCTTCACCTTCCGGGTGCCCTTCAGCCAGGTCCAGGTGGGCTGGGGGCGCGGAGGCTGGTGGGGAGGACCTTCAGCAGGGCTGAACCGACCaggcctttcttcctctccccgtGCTGCCTGTCTGTGTAGAGCGTGGACCTGGTGCTGGCCGTCTGGGTCCGTGGTCTGCAGTTCCGAGCTGAGCCTGTGGGCAAGGTGCTGCTCGGCTCCCGGGCCTCCGGCCAGCCCCTGCAGCACTGGGCAGACATGCTGGCCCATGCCCGGCGGCCCGTTGCCTGGTGGCACCGACTAA
- the Syt8 gene encoding synaptotagmin-8 isoform X5, whose amino-acid sequence MGHPPGPPSAPAPAGTTALPGLTPDLVAQTPWPRWALVLVALAAGVLTVSCLLWTFCCRCRRRHKKHLRDKEAVGLGSARSSTTTHLVQPDVDKRPGTLEDPRQWGRLQLSLEYDLGSQEIRVGLKQAADLRARGTADPYARVSVSTQARHGHETKVHRGTLCPVFEETCCFHVSLGRAAWVGQGQGQGQGPTHRPAGRSRRQSCPGPHCRCGCWTSSPSRSTSPSGNSVCRWGPWIRSMCWSVGTSWAPRGPERALREGPAHGEPEEMEEEKDLCQESHGHPLLQRGLHLPGALQPGPGGLGARRLVGRTFSRAEPTRPFFLSPCCLSV is encoded by the exons ATGGGGCACCCACCTGGTCCCCCCAGCGCACCGGCCCCAGCTGGCACCACGGCTCTGCCAGGGCTCACTCCGGACCTCGTTGCCCAGACGCCCT GGCCCCGCTGGGCACTCGTCCTTGTGGCCCTGGCTGCTGGTGTGCTCACTGTGTCCTGCCTGCTGTGGACCTTctgctgccgctgccgccgccgccacaAGAAGCACCTCAGGGACAAGGAGGCTGTGGGCCTGGGCAGTGCCCGCAGCAGCACCACCACCCACCTG GTGCAGCCAGATGTGGATAAGCGGCCAGGCACCCTGGAGGACCCTCGGCAGTGGGGGCGCCTGCAGCTCTCCCTGGAGTATGACCTGGGGAGTCAGGAG ATCAGGGTGGGCCTGAAGCAGGCAGCTGACCTGAGGGCCAGGGGCACAGCGGACCCCTACGCCCGCGTCAGCGTCTCCACTCAGGCCAGGCATGGGCACGAAACCAAGGTGCACCGCGGCACGCTCTGCCCCGTGTTTGAGGAGACCTGCTGCTTCCACGTGAGTCTGGGCCGGGCAGCCTGggtgggccagggccagggccagggccagggtccGACTCACAGGCCTGCTGGCAGGTCCCGCAGGCAGAGCTGCCCCGGGCCACACTGCAGGTGCGGCTGCTGGACTTCAAGCCCTTCTCGGAGCACCAGCCCCTCGGGGAACTCTGTTTGCCGCTGGGGGCCGTGGATCCGCAGCATGTGCTGGAGCGTTGGTACCAGCTGGGCCCCCCGGGGCCCGGAGAG AGCACTACGTGAAGGTCCAGCTCATGGTGAACCGgaggaaatggaagaagagaaagaccTCTGCCAAGAGAGCCACGGCCACCCCCTACTTCAACGAGGCCTTCACCTTCCGGGTGCCCTTCAGCCAGGTCCAGGTGGGCTGGGGGCGCGGAGGCTGGTGGGGAGGACCTTCAGCAGGGCTGAACCGACCaggcctttcttcctctccccgtGCTGCCTGTCTGTGTAG
- the Syt8 gene encoding synaptotagmin-8 isoform X4, which yields MAWPAGPRASTEASRSLAPGPRWALVLVALAAGVLTVSCLLWTFCCRCRRRHKKHLRDKEAVGLGSARSSTTTHLVQPDVDKRPGTLEDPRQWGRLQLSLEYDLGSQEIRVGLKQAADLRARGTADPYARVSVSTQARHGHETKVHRGTLCPVFEETCCFHVPQAELPRATLQVRLLDFKPFSEHQPLGELCLPLGAVDPQHVLERWYQLGPPGPGEPEQTGELCFSLQYVPSSGRLTVVVLEGRGLSPGLAEHYVKVQLMVNRRKWKKRKTSAKRATATPYFNEAFTFRVPFSQVQVGWGRGGWWGGPSAGLNRPGLSSSPRAACLCRAWTWCWPSGSVVCSSELSLWARCCSAPGPPASPCSTGQTCWPMPGGPLPGGTD from the exons ATGGCATGGCCAGCTGGTCCCAGGGCGTCCACAGAGGCATCTCGGTCCCTGGCCCCAGGGCCCCGCTGGGCACTCGTCCTTGTGGCCCTGGCTGCTGGTGTGCTCACTGTGTCCTGCCTGCTGTGGACCTTctgctgccgctgccgccgccgccacaAGAAGCACCTCAGGGACAAGGAGGCTGTGGGCCTGGGCAGTGCCCGCAGCAGCACCACCACCCACCTG GTGCAGCCAGATGTGGATAAGCGGCCAGGCACCCTGGAGGACCCTCGGCAGTGGGGGCGCCTGCAGCTCTCCCTGGAGTATGACCTGGGGAGTCAGGAG ATCAGGGTGGGCCTGAAGCAGGCAGCTGACCTGAGGGCCAGGGGCACAGCGGACCCCTACGCCCGCGTCAGCGTCTCCACTCAGGCCAGGCATGGGCACGAAACCAAGGTGCACCGCGGCACGCTCTGCCCCGTGTTTGAGGAGACCTGCTGCTTCCAC GTCCCGCAGGCAGAGCTGCCCCGGGCCACACTGCAGGTGCGGCTGCTGGACTTCAAGCCCTTCTCGGAGCACCAGCCCCTCGGGGAACTCTGTTTGCCGCTGGGGGCCGTGGATCCGCAGCATGTGCTGGAGCGTTGGTACCAGCTGGGCCCCCCGGGGCCCGGAGAG CCCGAGCAGACCGGGGAGCTCTGCTTCTCCCTCCAGTATGTCCCCAGCTCAGGCCGCCTGACCGTGGTGGTGCTGGAGGGCCGAGGCCTGAGTCCAGGGCTGGCAG AGCACTACGTGAAGGTCCAGCTCATGGTGAACCGgaggaaatggaagaagagaaagaccTCTGCCAAGAGAGCCACGGCCACCCCCTACTTCAACGAGGCCTTCACCTTCCGGGTGCCCTTCAGCCAGGTCCAGGTGGGCTGGGGGCGCGGAGGCTGGTGGGGAGGACCTTCAGCAGGGCTGAACCGACCaggcctttcttcctctccccgtGCTGCCTGTCTGTGTAGAGCGTGGACCTGGTGCTGGCCGTCTGGGTCCGTGGTCTGCAGTTCCGAGCTGAGCCTGTGGGCAAGGTGCTGCTCGGCTCCCGGGCCTCCGGCCAGCCCCTGCAGCACTGGGCAGACATGCTGGCCCATGCCCGGCGGCCCGTTGCCTGGTGGCACCGACTAA
- the Tnni2 gene encoding troponin I, fast skeletal muscle, translated as MGDEEKRNRAITARRQHLKSVMLQIAATELEKEESRRESEKQNYLSEHCPPLHLPGSMAEVQELCRQLHAKIDAAEEEKYDMEVKVQKSSKELEDMNQKLFDLRGKFKRPPLRRVRMSADAMLKALLGSKHKVCMDLRANLKQVKKEDTEKERDLRDVGDWRKNIEEKSGMEGRKKMFESES; from the exons ATGGGGGA TGAGGAG AAGCGCAACAGGGCCATCACGGCCCGGAGACAGCACCTGAAG AGCGTGATGCTCCAGATAGCGGCCACTGagctggagaaggaggagagCCGCCGCGAGTCGGAGAAGCAGAACTACCTCTCCGAGCACTGCCCACCGCTGCACCTCCCAGGCTCCATGGCCGAAGTGCAG GAGCTCTGCAGGCAGCTGCACGCCAAGATCGATGCTGCCGAGGAGGAGAAATACGACATGGAGGTGAAGGTGCAGAAGAGCAGCAAGGAG CTGGAGGACATGAACCAGAAGCTGTTCGACTTGAGGGGCAAGTTCAAGAGGCCCCCGCTGCGCAGGGTGCGCATGTCAGCGGATGCCATGCTGAAGGCCCTGCTGGGCTCCAAGCACAAGGTGTGCATGGACCTGAGGGCCAACCTGAAGCAGGTCAAGAAGGAGGACACAGAGAAG GAGCGGGATCTGCGCGACGTGGGCGACTGGAGGAAGAACATCGAGGAGAAGTCCGGCATGGAGGGCCGGAAGAAGATGTTCGAGTCGGAATCCTAG